Proteins from a single region of Diorhabda sublineata isolate icDioSubl1.1 chromosome 2, icDioSubl1.1, whole genome shotgun sequence:
- the LOC130453359 gene encoding zinc finger protein GLI4 produces MTMAESTVDSSTTTDKANNNHPLVINHNHRIVGKYKKRKRLSQVLDKLTAGSTSPHESEPSPDNSVNNNNVAEMYNNNKGDLTIEIMHEKQYRPEVFKFDVTDKDKYKTISEDEDVFSPASSSNKSPHSSTDSPQIRFSPLRIKDDGSPSPPLLQRPTTCPCYQCVTGVVIGHHPPPLHPYDRFFPASPISPLTPSSPAPTYSFERYLHSKYLPDIFRKRSHSDSDLPMWFETAKAERARAPPSWPHPLTLSTGCGKGSVDSNAWSPQESPLDLSMKSSRCRERLECMIPPPLQLISPGFLPPRGPVSVPVVKGDVASPTTKESVASRYNLEVSPVVEEMPPGSDVAYVCPVCGQMFSLHDRLAKHMASRHKSRQNNGETAAKAYLCEVCKRSFARSDMLTRHMRLHTGVKPYTCRVCGQVFSRSDHLSTHQRTHTGEKPYKCPQCPYAACRRDMITRHMRTHTRFEPDPIATQIKAEQIKAENH; encoded by the exons ATGACTATGGCAGAGAGTACAGTCGATTCCTCCACCACTACTGACAAAGCTAATAACAATCATCCATTAGTTATCAATCACAATCATCGTATCGTCGgtaaatataagaaaagaaaGAGACTGAGTCAAGTATTGGACAAACTCACAg CGGGAAGTACATCTCCCCATGAGAGTGAGCCGTCCCCCGATAATTCAGTAAACAACAACAATGTTGCCGAAATGTACAATAACAATAAAGGAGATTTAACAATCGAGATAATGCACGAGAAACAATACAGACCCGAGGTATTTAAATTCGATGTCACCGACAAAGACAAGTACAAAACTATAAGCGAAGACGAAGATGTTTTTAGTCCCGCGAGTTCAAGTAACAAGTCACCTCACAGTTCGACCGATTCACCCCAGATACGATTTAGCCCGTTAAGGATCAAGGATGACGGAAGTCCAAGTCCTCCATTATTACAAAGACCGACAACTTGTCCTTGCTATCAATGCGTTACAGGAGTTGTTATAGGACATCATCCGCCACCACTTCATCCTTATGACAGATTTTTTCCGGCGTCACCTATTTCACCATTGACTCCATCTTCTCCAGCGCCTACGTACAGCTTTGAACGTTACCTGCATTCTAAGTACCTGCCAGATATATTCCGTAAGAGAAGCCATTCTGACTCAGACTTACCCATGTGGTTTGAAACTGCAAAAGCTGAAAGAGCGAGAGCTCCTCCATCCTGGCCACATCCTCTGACACTTTCGACTGGTTGCGGCAAAGGATCTGTTGATTCGAATGCTTGGTCTCCTCAAGAATCTCCATTGGATCTGTCAATGAAGTCATCCAGATGTCGAGAACGTTTGGAGTGCATGATTCCACCTCCATTACAATTGATTTCTCCTGGATTTCTGCCTCCCCGAGGACCTGTTTCTGTACCTGTTGTTAAAGGTGACGTGGCGTCGCCTACTACAAAAGAATCGGTCGCTTCAAGATACAATCTCGAAGTGTCACCCGTTGTTGAAGAGATGCCACCGGGCTCCGATGTTGCTTATGTTTGCCCAGTGTGCGGTCAGATGTTCAGTTTACATGATCGTCTAGCTAAACATATGGCTTCCAGACACAAAAGTCGACAAAACAACGGGGAAACCGCGGCAAAAGCTTACTTATGCGAAGTATGTAAAAGGTCTTTCGCTCGTAGTGACATGCTAACTAGACACATGAGACTGCATACGGGAGTGAAGCCTTACACTTGTCGCGTTTGTGGTCAAGTGTTTTCGAGATCTGATCATTTATCTACTCATCAAAGAACTCATACTGGCGAGAAACCGTACAAATGTCCTCAATGTCCTTATGCTGCGTGTAGAAGAGACATGATTACGAGGCACATGAGAACGCACACACGATTTGAACCGGATCCCATTGCCACTCAAATAAAGGCTGAGCAAATTAAGGCTGAAAATCATTGA